The DNA segment CCCCGTCCGCCGCGGGAGGCCCGCTTGGGTATTCGGATATACAGCCTTGTTACGTATGGCGCCGGCCGGTCCCTACAGTGGTGGCATGACTACGGCTCCCGCACCACGCCCCGTACCGGGGCAGCAGGCCGACGGACCGCGGCGCCCCGCCTCCGGGCAGGGCACCGCGGACGGCGAGCGGGAGCCGCGCTGGCTCGACGAGGAGCAGCAGCGCGTCTGGCAGTCCTTCATGAACGCCGCCATGCTGCTCGACGACCACCTGGACCGCCAGCTCCAGCGTGACGCGGGCATGCCGCACCTCTACTACGGCCTGCTGGTACGGCTCTCCGAGGCGCCCCGGCGGCGGCTGCGGATGACGGAGCTGGCACGCCGGGTCAAGATCACCCGCTCCCGGCTCTCGCACGCCGTCGCGCGCCTGGAGGACCACGGCTGGGTGCGGCGGGAGGACTGCCCCTCGGACAAGCGCGGCCAGCTCGCCGTCCTCACGGACGAGGGCCGCGCGGTCCTGGAGAGCGCGGCGCCCGGCCATGTGGAGGCCGTACGGCACGCACTCTTCGATCGGCTCACCCGCGAGCAGCAGCGGGCGCTCGGGGAGATCATGCAGACGGTGGCGGAGGGGCTTGAGCCGTCGTATGGGGCGGATCTGCCTTGGCTCCGCTGAGGGTTCCTCGCGGGGCGCAGCCGAAAACTACAGGGGTGCCCCTCGTCGGCTAGGTCGTGTCCGGCGGATCTTCGTGGGCCCGCGACTCCCCCACTGCCTGAAGGGCGTGGGTGGGGGTACCTCCCACGCCGGTTCAGGGCAGTGGGGGAGTGCCCCCAGCACCGCACCTCGCCGCGTTGTCGGAGTCATCCGGGTACGCCCAGTACGAGGATGATCCTCCGCCTTGCGATGCACGGCACCAGACGCCGCAGGCTGATCCACGAAGATCCGCCGGACACGACCTAGTGGCGATCTGACAGGTTCGCCGTGGCTCGTCGCGCAGTTCCCCGCGCCCCTTGAAAACGGGGCTACGCCCCGGGTCCGGCCCGGGGTGACCCTCACGGCCGGTGACGAACTGACCGTTTCGCGGTGGTTGCTCGCGCAGTTCCCCGCGCCCCTTGCAAACGGGGCTACGCCCCGATCCGCCCCGCGGGGTGCCACTGGCCGGCCAGTAGCGATCTGACAGGTTCGCCGTGGCTTGTCGGGCAGTTCCCCGCGCCCCTTGAGAACGGGGCTGCACCCCGATCAGGGGACGGGGTGGGTATCTCCCACGCATGTAAGGCAGTGGGGAGCGATCAGCCACGACCAAGCGGCATCCAAGCAACGACCGCGAGTGGCACGGCCTGATCAGGGGCGCGGGGAACTGCGCGAAGAGCCGCGGCGGGCCGAGAGCCAACCGACCACCGCACGAGACAAGGCCCCATAAGGGGCGCGGGGAACTGCGCGAGAAGCGGCCACCACACGACCGCCGGCCCCGAAGGGCAGGACCCCGGAAGGGGCGCGGGGCGTTGGCCTCGCACCCCCTCCGGGGTCCCGGATGCACCGGTCAGTGGGCGATGACCGGTACGTGCACGTCGTCCGGTGCCCCGGCTCCGGCCTCCCCCGACCGGGCACCCCCCTCCGTGGAGCCGGACGCGGCCGGAGCCCCCGTCCCCGGGCGCCCGGTGGTGACGAAGGTGAACGCGATCACCGACGCGGCAACCAGAATCCCGACGGCCACCCAGATCGCGCTGGTGTACCCGTGCACCATCCCCTGCAGCTGGACCAGCTGCCGAGCCGACCGGCTGGTCGCCCCCGCGGCGTGCGCCGCGAGGTACGACGTGGTCGCGGACGCCGCGATCGTGTTCAGCAGCGCCGTACCGATCGCGCCGCCGACCTGCTGGGACGTGTTCACCATCGCCGAGGCGACACCCGCGTCCCGCGCCTGGACACCGTGCGTGGCCAGCGACATGGCCGGCATGAACGCCGTACCCATACCCAGGCCGAGCAGCAGCATCGCCGGAAGCAGCAGCCCCGCGTACGAGGAGCCGACGGTCATCTGCGTGAGCAGCAGCATGCCGATCGCGGCGAGCAGGAAGCCCGGACCCATCAGCAGCCGCGGTGCGACGCGGGTCATCAGCCGGGCACCGATCTGCGTGGACCCCGCGATCATGCCCGCGATCATGGGCAGGAAGGCGAAGCCCGTCTGGACCGGCGAGTAGCCCTTCACGATCTGGAGGTAGAAGGTCAGGAAGAGGAACAGGCCGAACATCCCGATGATCGCAAGACCCAGGGAGAGGTAGACACCACCGCGGTTGCGGTTGGTGACCACGCGCAGCGGCAGCAGCGGCGCCTTGACCTTCGCCTCGGTGATGGCGAACGCCACGAGCAGCACGACCGCCGCGACGAGCAGGCCGAGCGTCGTGGTGTCGGTCCAGCCGTCGGACTCGGCGCGCGTGAAGCCGTACACCAGGGACACCAGGCCGAGGGTGGCCAGCACCACGCCAGGGACGTCCAGCGGGGAGCGGTTGCGCCCGCCCGCCGGCTCGCGGATCACCATGATCGCGCCCAGGGCGGCCACGATGGCGAACGGGACGTTCACGAAGAAGGTGTAGCGCCAGTTCAGGTACTCGGTGAGGAAGCCGCCGAGGATCAGGCCCACGGCACCACCGCCACCGGCGATCGCACCGTAGATGCCGAACGCCTTGGCACGCTCCTTGGCGTCGGTGAACATCACCGCGAGCAGGGAGAGCGCCGCCGGCGCGAGGAGTGCGCCGAACGCGCCCTGGAGCGCGCGGGCGCCGAGCATCATGACCTCGTTCTGCGCGGCACCGCCCACCGCCGAGGCCAGGGCGAAGCCGGCGAGGCCGGTGACGAAGGCCTGCTTGCGCCCCCACAGGTCGGCGATGCGCCCGCCGAACAGCAGCAGGCCGCCGAAGGCGAGCGCGTAGGCGGTGATCACCCACTGCCGGTTGGCGTCGGATATGCCCAGGTCGTGCTGCGCGGACGGCAGCGCGATGTTCACGATCGTCGCGTCGAGGACGACCATGAGCTGGGCCAGGGCGATGAAGAAGAGTGCGCGCCAGCGGCGATTGTCAGTGCTCGCCTGCTGCACGTGTCGTCCTTTGGAGAGGACGGTTTCGGACATGGAGGTATCCATTTCGATAGGTCGCAAGATCGTGGCGGTGTGGGAAAAAGCGACGTTGGCTGAGGGTTGGGTTGAGTGAGAGGTGACTGGCGCGAGTGACGCGAGTGACGCGAGTGACGTGCGTGACGCCACACACGTGAACGAAGAGGCGTGAGTGAAGAGGCGTAGATGAAGAGGGGTGAGTGAAAGGTGAGACTCCGCTGCGCCGCGGAACTCATCCCCGATGTGGCCGATGGGACCGGACGGGCCCGTGTGCGACGGGACCGTTCGGTGGAGGCGCCCGGGCGCCGCACTGCGCCGGGGCGGAGGTGGGACACCGGCCGGGACCGGCCGGTTCTGTTCAGCCGACCCGTGGGACCGGCTTTGGTGCCGCCGGAGTGGGGACCGGCTTCGGTACAGCCGACGTATGAAGGCCGGCCTCGGTTCACCCGGCCCGTGGAGGCCGGCTTCGGTTCTGCCTGCCGCCATGGAGGCCGGCTTCGGTTCTGCCTGCCCCCGTGGAGGCCGGCTTCGGTTCTGCCTGCCCCCGTGGAGGCCGGCTTCGGTGCTGCCGGCCACGGATGGCCGGAGGTCTTGGCTGCCGCCGACCCGCCGGGGGGTCGCGCCTGGTCCGCCCCCCCGTCCGGGTCCCCCTTGAGGGGGTGACCGGTGCGGGGCGGACCGGGCCGGGGCCGGGTCAGGGGTGCCGCGTCAGGGGCGGTGCCGGTTCAGGGGCGCCACCCGGGCGGTACACGCGGTACCGGGTCGGTGTGGTGCCGGCCAGGATGCCGGTCAGGCATGTTTTCGCAGGTCCTCCAGGGTGGCGGCCGTCCCGGCGAGTTCGGACCGGGCGGGCGCCATCAGGCCGTCCATGAAGAGCTGGAGATGGCGGTGTGCGAATCGGTCGATGCCCGAACACGCGGTGCCGGGCAGCGGTCTGGTGAGCTGGGAGAGGGCCACCATCAGGTCTCCGACGCCGATGTCGGCGCGCAGCTGACCGGCAGTGCGGGCCCGCTCCATGAGGGTGCCGACCACGGCTTCGAGGCGGAGCCGGGACGCGGTGAGGTCCGGGTGGCTCTTGTCGAATCCGGGGTCGATCAGCGTGCAGAGCGCGCCGATCCGCTCGTCCGCCGCGGCGTGCACGAACCGCCGCAGCTCGGCGAAGGGATCGCCGCCCGCGGTGTCCGCCGCGGCGACGGCCCGCTCGGCACGGTCCGTGACGCGGTCCAGCAGCGCGACGACGACCTGCCGCACCAGCTCGATGCGGTCCGCGAAGTGGCGGTAGACCGTGGCGTTGCCGACGCCGGCCCGGCGGGCGACCTCGTCGAGCGGCACCTCCGTGCCGTACTCGACGAACATCTCGCGGGCGGCGTTGATGATCCGCTCACGGTTGCGCGCGGCATCGGCGCGCATCCGCGGCACCTGGCGCGGCACAGTGGTGGCGGTCGGCACTGCCTGCTCCTTCGCTTCACGTTCGTCGGGGCGTTTCACGTTCTTCCCGGCGCTCTCCGGATCCCCTGGCAACCTCGACGCCCGGGTCCTCGGAGCCCCGCTTGCTGCTCCGCCGCACGGCCCCTGACGCCCCCTTGGGGGAACGCCTCCGTTCCGTACGGACACAGGTCTAAACGGGGAACCCCTCCCCGGTTATTTCCCGGTATTTCTGTGACCCGCATCACAACTCTCCCACTCCGGGAAAGCCCGCCGAAAAACCCACGTTCGGGCGCACCCAGCGAGCGGACCCGGGGCCACCGGCACAGGGTGATCGGACAAGGGTGCTGCCGGTCCGGCCGGCTGCCACCGGCGGAGCGGAGGGTCACGCATGCAGCCGACCAGCCGTCACGGCCGTCGCATACGGGCCCCCGGACCCCGGGGCCCAGGGGCCCGCCGCCCGCGGATCCCTCGCCGGCGCACGGTGCCGCTCGCCGCGCTCACCTCGCTGACCCTCGCCCTCACGGTCTCGGCGAGCACGGCGCCGCCGGCCGGCGCGGGCAGGCTGCCGGACCCGATCGCCCTTTCGCGCACCGCCGCGATCGGCCCCTGCATGATCAGCGGCGCGCTCGGCGTGCAGATGTCCGAGGGCGTGCCCACCGGGCCGGGCTACGTGCGCTCCACCGGGACGGTGCGCGCGCTGAACCTGATGATCGACTTTCCTGACGCGCCGGGACAGGGCAGGGCCCTGGACCGCCTGGGCGAGTTCTTCCCGCAGACCCGCGCGTGGTTCCGCACCGCCTCGTACGGCCGCCTCGACTACCGGCCGCGCGCCCCCATCCGGCACTGGCTGCGGATGCCGAAGACCTTCAAGGCGTACGGCATCGAGCGCGGCGCCCCGTACGAGCCGGGCTACCGGGGGCTCGTCGACGACATCATCAAGAAGGCCGACCCGGAGGTGAACTTCCGGGCATACGACCTGGTCAACGTGCTGATGACACCGAACGCCGGGCCATCGGCCCTGAACACGGTGCTCTCGGTGACCTTCGCCGGCAACCGCGACGCGCCCGTGGCGGACGGCGTCCCGCTCTCCAACGCCTCGTTCATCTACAGCCGCCAGGACGACGGCTCCGGCTCCTACGCGCACACCGGCTACCGGGTGCTGCCGCACGAGAACGGGCACACCTTCGGGCTGCCCGACCTCTACACCCGCCAGGGCGGCGGCTCGGTCGGCCACTGGGACATCATGAGCGAGGACTGGGGCGCCAACAACGACCTGCTGGCCTGGCACAAGTGGAAGCTGGGCTGGCTCGACGACGACCAGGTCGAGTGCGCCTCCGCGTCCGGTACGAGCGAGCACCTCCTGACGCCGCTGGCCCGCACCGGCGGCAGCAAGCTCCTCTTCGTCCCGCTCGGCGGCACCGCGGGCCTCGCGGCCGAGGTCCGCACCCACGCGGGCAACGACGAGGCGGTCTGCCGGCCCGGCGTGCTCGTCTACCGCGTGGACGCGGACGTGGACACCGGCGAGGGCCCCGTCACGGTCTACGACGCCACCCGGCACAGCGGCGGCTGCGCCCGCAGCCCCAACGTGCACGCGGAACTCTCCGACGCGACCTTCACCCCGGGCAGGTCGTTCCGCGACCGCGCCTCCAGGGTCCGGATCAGCGTGCTCTCCGTCGACGGCGACGGGAACTACCTGGTCCGCGTCAGCCACCAGTGACCGGCCGGCGGCTGGGAGCGGGCCGCACGAAGGACCGGTGGCGGAGGCCGTCCGACTTCCAGATCTGGGACCGGTGGCGGAGGCCGTCTGACCTCTGGATCTGGGACCGGTGGCGGAGGCCGTCTGACCTCTAGGCCTGGGACCGGTGGCGGAGGCCATCTGACCTCTAGGCCTGGGACCGGTGGCGGAGGCCGTCCAGCATGAGGTCGATCAGGCGTCCCGCCTGGGCGCGCTGGCTCGGCTCGCCCGCGGCCAGGGCGATGCCGCTCAGGCCGATCAGGACGTCGTCGGGGAGCACACCGGTGCGGTACTCGCCGGTCGCCACGCCCGCGTCCAGGAGCCGTTCGATCGCGGCGTCCAGCAGGTCGCGGCTCTGCGCGTACGGGTCGCCGCCCGAGGCGATCACCAGGCGCAGCGCGTCCGCCATGCCGATCTTGGTCGTCATGTAGTCGATGAAGCGGTGCATCCACGTGCGGGTGGCGTCCAGCGGCGGCAGCTCGGCGAGCAGCGGGGGCACGGCGTCGCAGACGGCCGCGAGCTCGTTGCGGTGGAGGCGGGCCGGCGCTGGGCCGCGGAGGGCATCGCCGCCAACGCCGTGATGCCCGGCGGCATCCGCACCGGACTCCAGCGGCACCAGGAGGAGAACCTCACCCCGGAGATCAAGGCCATCTTCGACACGTACCCGTGGAAGACGGTCGAGCAGGGCGCGGCCACGTCGGTCCTGCTCGCCGCCTCCCCGCTCGTCGAGGGCGTCACGGGCCGCTATTTCGAGGACTGCAACGAGGCCGAGCCCACCACGGACCCCGAGGCCCACGAGGGCATCCGCCCCTTCGCCCTGGACCCGACGGCCGCCGCCCGCCTCTGGGACATCTCCTTGAAAATGCTGACCCGCTGACCGGGTCCCGAAGGGGCGCGGGGAACCGCGCGGGCAACCACGACAGGCCGGCAGCCGGCAAAGAACCGGGCCGGAACACACCCGCCCCCGAAAGGGGCGCGGGGAACCGCGCGACAAGCCACAACCAAGCCGCAACCAGGCGACGACCGCAAGGGGGCAGGCCCCGACAAGGGGCGCGGGGAACTGCGCAAACAACCACGACCAAGCCGCACCCGAACAACGACCGCAAGAGGCAAGGCCCCATCAAGGGGCGCGGGGAACTGCGCAATCAGCCACACCCCACCGCCAGCCGGCAATGAACCCCAAGGGGAGAACACGACCCCGCAAGGGCGCGGGGAACTGCGCAAAAGGCCACCGCCGACGCCCAGCCGGCAAGGAAACCGCACCCGCTCGCAGCGGACCGCCCCCGGGGCACCCGGGTGGAACCGTGCCCACCGCCCCCGGAAGGCAACCCCGTGCTCAGGGCGCTGACGCGCCCTGAGCCACGCGGCGGTTGTGCACGCGCAGCGCAACCGCCGCAGCCTCGGTGAGCGGAACCCCGGTCCCCAGATCACGCGCCCGACCACAGAGATCACCCAGCACGCTCTCGACCTCCGTAGGCCGCCCCGCGACGAGATCCCGCGCGAGCGACGACGTCATCGGCGAGCCGGGGGCCGTCAGAGCGCCCCGGATCCCCGCGAGGTCCCCCTCGGCGACGGGGTGGCCGGCCGCCCCGGCCACCCCGGAGATCTCGGCGAGCACCGATTCCGCGAGGTCCGTGCCGCCGGGCACCGCCACGACGTCCCCGACGGGCGCCCGCATCAGCGAGGTGACCGCACCGATCGCCGCGATGAAGACCCACTTCACCCACATCGCGTTCACGATGTCGCCCCGGCCGCCGACATCGACGCCCGGCACGTCCAGCGCCCCCACGACCGTGCCGAGCCGCGGGGTGTCCGCACCGTCCAGCTCGCCGACCTCGATCTGCACCCCCGGCGCGAGCTGCACCACCGTGCCGTCGCCGCCGAGCTGCACCGCCACCCGGAGGGTGCCGCCCAGCACCGCGGTACCGAACCGGCCCGTCAACGCGTCCATGTGCGCCATACCGTTGAGGAACGGCACGATCGCCGTGTCCGGCCCGATCGCCGGCGCCAGGTCCTCCATCACCTGCGGCAGCACCTCGGCCTTCACGGCGATCAGCACGAGGTCGAACGACCCGTCGAGCTCGCCGGCGGTGACCGCCGCGGGCCGCAGCACGCGGGTGTCCTCGCCCACGGCGAGCCGCAGCCCACGGTCCCTCAGCTGCTCCGCCCTGCCGGGCCTGACGAGGAAGACGACCTCGCGCCCGCCCTCCAGGAGCGACGCCCCGACCATCCCGCCCACGGCGCCTGCCCCCGCGATGAGGATCCTCATGTCGTCGCTCTCCTCTCCGTCTCTCGACCGCCGGCTCGTCCCGCCTCAGGGACGTTATCCGACAAAAGGTGCATTCAGCACACCCGACCCACCTCATCCCACCCACACAGCACCCCCGCACCCCCACACCCCAGCGCCTCCACCCCCCGGCGCCCGCGGCGAACGGGGGCGCAGGCGCGGGCACACATGGGCGCGGGCACGCCGGTACGCTTCACCGCGCGATGGAACGAACCGGGAATGTCCCCGATGACCCCCTGAACGCGGACATACTGACGGCGCGCCGCAGGTCCTGCCCACCCGGAGCCACCGGGGGGCGGGACCTCGCCGCGTACAGCCCGTTCTTCTCAGCCTGTCCGGAGCGGCATCTCCCGCTCCGGGGGAACAAGGAGTGTGCCATGCGCCGTTTCCGCTCGATCGCCGTCGCCGCGCTCGCCTTCGTCGCCGCCTCCGGCGTCGTCCCCACCGCGACCGCGGCCCCCACGATCACGGCCCCCGCGGCCGCGGCCCCCGCGAGCGCCGCCGACGCGAGGGCCTACAACTGCAACTCCGGATACTTCTGCATCTACAGCGACTACAACGGCCGTGGAACGCGCTGTCGCTGGACGCAGGAGAAGAAGGCGAACACCGCCGACGACTGCTCGTTCATCCAGAAGGGCAAGCCCGTCAAGTCGGTGTGGAACGGCACCGGCCACCGGGTGCAGTACTACACGCAGACCAACTACCACAAGCGGGTCGGCTCCACGGCCGCCGCCAAGGGCGGCAACCTCCAGGGCAGCTACCAGATCCGCTCGTTCAAGAAGCAGTAGCAGGCCGCAAGGCCACAACAGCAGGACAGGCCCCGGCGGCGGGCCACGCTCCGGCAGCGACCACACCGTCGCAGCGGGCCACCCCTCCACACAGCGCGGCCCCGGACCTCACACCGGTCCGGGGCCGCACACGTCTGCGAGTCGAACTCCGCGGGCAGCTGCCGCCGCCCCAAGGGGCACTCTCCGCCGTCTCCGGAGCACCTGCCGGTGGGTGGTTGCTCGCGCAGTTCCCCGCGCCCCGCCAGAGACACAGGGGTCAGCCCGGTTTTTGCGGGATCCCGTAACAGACTTGCGCATATTCATAGACTTCCTACGCCCAGACTCCTAGCCTTTTCGCGTCCGGCGAGTCACCACCTTGTCCCCCGTTCTCAACCGAGCCGCAAGGATGTGGATCCGTGACCCCACCCCCACCCCGGAGACGCCGCGCGCTGCGTCGCGCGCTCTCCGCCGTCACCTCGCTGACCCTCGTCGCGGCGGGCGCCGCCGCGGTGACGGTCCTGTCCGTCGCCCCCGCGGGGGCCGCCGGCGTGCCAGCCCCCTCTCCCGTGGGCATATCGGGCCGCGGCGCGTCCGTGCCGTTCACGGAGCAGGAGGCCGAGTACGCCGCGACCAACGGCACCGTGGTCGCCCCCGACCGCCTCTACACCCACCTCGCCTCCGAGGCGTCGGGGCGGCAGGCGGTGACCCTGGACGCGACGGGCGAGTACGTCGAGTTCACGCTCACCAAGCCCGCCAACGCGATGGACTTCCGCTACTCCATACCGGACAGCCCGGACGGCACCGGCCGCACCGCGTCGCTGGACGTCCGGGTGGGCGGGAACGTCCTCAAGAGCGTCCCCGTGACGTCCAAGTACGGCTGGTACTACGGCGGCTACCCGTTCAACAACAACCCGGGCAGCGGCAACCCGCACCACTTCTACGACGAGGCGCGGACGATGTTCGGCAGCACCCTGGCGGCCGGCACCAAGGTCCGCCTCCAGGTGTCCTCCACCGCGCAGGCGCCGTCGTTCACCGTCGACCTGGCGGACTTCGAGCAGGTCGCCTCGCCGATCGCGCAGCCGTCCGGCTCGCTGAACGTGGTCACCGACTTCGGCGCCGACCCGACCGGTGCCGCCGACTCCACCGCCAAGATCCAGGCGGCGGTCACCGCGGGCCAGCAGCAGGGCAAGGCGGTCTACATCCCCCAGGGCACGTTCCAGGTCCGCGACCACATCGTCGTGGACCACGTGACGCTGGCCGGCGCGGGCCCCTGGTACAGCGTGCTGACCGGGCGCGACCCGTCCAACCGCGCGAAGGCCGTCGGCGTGTACGGCAAGTACGCGAACCAGGGCGGCAGCAGCAACGTCACCCTCAAGGACTTCGCCATCATGGGCGACATCCAGGAGCGGGTCGACGCCGACCAGGTGAACGCCATCGGAGGCGCGCTGTCGAACTCGACGGTGGACGACGTCTGGATGCAGCACACCAAGGTCGGGGCCTGGATGGACGGCCCGATGGACAGGTTCACCATCAAGAACAGCCGGATCCTCGACCAGACCGCGGACGGCGTCAACTTCCACATGGGCGTCACCAACTCCACCGTCACCAACACCTTCGTACGCAACACCGGTGACGACGGCCTGGCCATGTGGGCGGAGAGCGTCCCGAACGTGAACGACTCGTTCACGCACAACACGGTCGTCGCGCCGGTCCTGGCGAACAACATCGTCACGTACGGCGGCAAGGACATCACCCTCTCCGACAACACCATGTCGGACACCGTCACCAACGGCGGCGGCCTGCACATCGCCAACCGCTACCCGGGCGTCAACTCCGGTCAGGGGACGGCCGTCTCGGGCACCATCACGGCCGCGCGCAACACGCTGATCAGGACCGGGAACAGCGACTACAACTGGCAGTTCGGCGTGGGCGCGATGTGGTTCGACGGGCTCAACGAGGCCCTGAACGCCACCGTCAACATCAGCGACTCCGACATCCTCGACTCCTCCTACGAGGCGATCCAGACCATCGAGGGCGGCGGGAAGACGCTCAACTTCAACAACATCAACATCGACGGCACCGGTACCTTCGTCCTCCAGTTCCAGGCGGGCGGCGCCGGCACCTTCACCAACGTCACGGCCAAGCACGTGAACGGCCCCTCGCCGATCTACAGCTGCCAGGGCAACGCCTTCGCCATCACCCAGGGCGGCGGCAACTCCGGCTGGTACACCGACACGCCCTACTGCGGCGGCTGGCCCGCCCCGGTGTGGACGAACGGCGGGGTCCCCTCGACCGGCGGAGGCGACGACCCCGGCGACCCGGGTGACCCGGGCGACCCCGGTGACACCGGCAACCTCGCCCAGGGCCACGCGGTCACCGCGGGCCACACGGAGGTCTACGTGCCGTCCAACGCCGTGGACGGCAACGCGAGCACCTACTGGGAGAGCCCGAACAACGCCTTCCCGCAGTCCCTCACCGTCGACCTCGGCGCGGCCAAGGCCGTGGGCCACCTGGTCCTCAAGCTGCCGCCCGGCGCGGCCTGGAGCACCCGGACCCAGACGCTGAGCGTGCTGGGCAGCACGGACAACGGCACGTACAGCACCCTCAAGGGCTCCGCGGGCTACACCTTCAACCCGTCGAACGGCAACTCCGTCACCGTCCCGCTCTCCGGCACCTCGGTCCGCTACCTGCGGCTGACGTTCACCGGCAACACGGGGTGGCCGGCGGCCCAGCTCTCGGAGCTGGAGGCGTACACGAACTGACGTTTGGGCGGTCGGCCCGCCACGGCCGGCGGTCCGGCCACCGCACGGCCGTTCCCGAGGCCGCGCCCCCCCAGGGGGTCGCGGCCTCTTCCGCCGGCCGGGCCCGGCCACCGCGCGGTCGCTCCTCACCCGGCTGCTCCGGTAGGCCGTTGCCGGGCGGCTCAGGCGGGCCGTTACGGTGTCCGAGCGGTTGCCGGACGCCGCGGCCGAGGCGAGGGACACCGGTTCCCCGCGGCCCGGACCACAGAAGGACGAAGATGAACGACTCCAGCGGGTTCTCGACCGTCTCCCCGACCACCCTCGCCGACATCCTGGGACGCGAGCAGGTCATGGACATCGGCGTGCGTCCCCTGTGGCCCACGATCCCGCGCGTGGCAGGGCCCGCGTTCACCGTGCGGTGCCCCGCCGGCGACAACCTCATGCTGCACGCCGCCATCCACCGCGCGGAGCCGGGCTCGGTCATCGTCGTCGAGTCGGGCGACCTGGACTACGCGCTCGCCGGAGGCAACGTGTGCGCGGTCGCCCAGCGGCGGGGCGTCGCCGCCTTCGTACTCGACGGGGTGATCCGCGACGTCGCCGAGGCGCGCGAGATGGGCTTCCCGGTCTTCGCCCGGGGCGTGATCCCGATCCCCGGCACCAAGTCGGCGGTCGAGCCGCTGAACCTCCCGGTGCGGTGCGGCGGTGTGCGGGTGACGCCCGGCGACATCGTGGTGGCCGACGAGGAGGGCATCGTGGCCGTTCCCCGCGCCCGGCAGAAGGAAGTGCTCCGTGCGGCACGGGCGAAGGAGGCCGAGGAGGCCGAGGAGTCCCTCGACGCCTGGGAGACGGCGCACCGGGGCCGCATCGACGCGATCCTCGGCGAGTTCGGCTTCGACTACTGAGGCTCGGCTACGGGGAGTTCGGATGCCGAGAGTTCGGATGCCGAGAGCCCGGTTGCTGAGAGTTCGGCTGCCGAGCTCGGCAGCCGAGGACGGGCCCGGCCCCAGGCCCCGGCCCTGATTGCGATTCCTGAATCCCGCCCCGTGTCACCGTTCTGAGCGGTGACACGGGGCGGGCGTTGATGACGCACGCCATCCGGGCGTCACCTATCAGAAAGGTGACGTCTGGACGTCAGCAATTACCTGCACTTCCACCCCCGGACGCCGACACGCGACCTGCGCCCCACTTTCCCACCGCCCCACACGAGCCCCCAACCGGACCACCCACCGGATACCCCGTCACCTATTTGACTGGTGACGCATTCTGTGACACATTCATCGCGCCGGCAGGCCGCGGTCACCTCGCGAACGGCCGGTGCGAACCGGTTCTTCTGCCGCACGCAGGTCGGCTCCACCGGAACCAGAGGGAGACTCTCGTGATCAACAGGCGCACCTTCGGCAAGGCCCTGGGGCTGGGAACGGGCGCGGCCACCGCCGCACTGGCGGGCCTCCCGGCAGCCTCCGCCTCGGCCGCCTCCGCCGCACCGCGGAACGGGGCGAAGGCGCCCACCGTGCCCACGGCCGCCCCCGGCGCGCACACCTCGTTCGCCCCGCTGA comes from the Streptomyces sp. TS71-3 genome and includes:
- a CDS encoding discoidin domain-containing protein translates to MTPPPPRRRRALRRALSAVTSLTLVAAGAAAVTVLSVAPAGAAGVPAPSPVGISGRGASVPFTEQEAEYAATNGTVVAPDRLYTHLASEASGRQAVTLDATGEYVEFTLTKPANAMDFRYSIPDSPDGTGRTASLDVRVGGNVLKSVPVTSKYGWYYGGYPFNNNPGSGNPHHFYDEARTMFGSTLAAGTKVRLQVSSTAQAPSFTVDLADFEQVASPIAQPSGSLNVVTDFGADPTGAADSTAKIQAAVTAGQQQGKAVYIPQGTFQVRDHIVVDHVTLAGAGPWYSVLTGRDPSNRAKAVGVYGKYANQGGSSNVTLKDFAIMGDIQERVDADQVNAIGGALSNSTVDDVWMQHTKVGAWMDGPMDRFTIKNSRILDQTADGVNFHMGVTNSTVTNTFVRNTGDDGLAMWAESVPNVNDSFTHNTVVAPVLANNIVTYGGKDITLSDNTMSDTVTNGGGLHIANRYPGVNSGQGTAVSGTITAARNTLIRTGNSDYNWQFGVGAMWFDGLNEALNATVNISDSDILDSSYEAIQTIEGGGKTLNFNNINIDGTGTFVLQFQAGGAGTFTNVTAKHVNGPSPIYSCQGNAFAITQGGGNSGWYTDTPYCGGWPAPVWTNGGVPSTGGGDDPGDPGDPGDPGDTGNLAQGHAVTAGHTEVYVPSNAVDGNASTYWESPNNAFPQSLTVDLGAAKAVGHLVLKLPPGAAWSTRTQTLSVLGSTDNGTYSTLKGSAGYTFNPSNGNSVTVPLSGTSVRYLRLTFTGNTGWPAAQLSELEAYTN
- a CDS encoding RraA family protein; its protein translation is MNDSSGFSTVSPTTLADILGREQVMDIGVRPLWPTIPRVAGPAFTVRCPAGDNLMLHAAIHRAEPGSVIVVESGDLDYALAGGNVCAVAQRRGVAAFVLDGVIRDVAEAREMGFPVFARGVIPIPGTKSAVEPLNLPVRCGGVRVTPGDIVVADEEGIVAVPRARQKEVLRAARAKEAEEAEESLDAWETAHRGRIDAILGEFGFDY